The Geobacter metallireducens GS-15 region TGGTGGGGAATAGCGAGAAGCGGAGCATCGGCGAGCTTTTGCGGGACGCTGCCCCGGCGGAAAAGGTCATGGTGTCGGACATTTCCCGGGAGCGGACCGCGGAGGGGCTCCGTCTCGAAAGCTTTGCCGAGCATACCCGGGCCTTCCTCCAGGTCCAGAACGGGTGCGATGCCTTCTGCTCCTACTGCATCGTCCCCTATGCCCGGGGGCGGAGCCGGAGCGTCTCCTTCAGCGAAGCCCTCGCAGGGATCAGGAACTTCGCCGCCCAGGGGTTCCGGGAGGTGGTGCTGACCGGCATCCACCTGGGGGCCTACGGCCTTGACCTTGCCCCGCCGACGAACCTCCTGGCGCTTCTGGAGGCCTCCGAGGCGGAAAAGGCGGTGCCGCGGCTCCGGGTCGGGTCGGTGGAGCCCAATGAACTGACCGACGCTCTCGTTGATTTCCTGGCCCGGTCGGAGACGGTCTGCCCCCACCTCCACATCCCGCTCCAGAGCGGCGATGACCGGGTGCTCGAACGGATGGGGCGGCGCTACACGGCGGCGTTCTTCCGGGAACGGGTGGAACGGCTCGTGGCGGTGGTCCCCGACATCTTCATCGGCTGCGACGTCATTGCCGGTTTTCCGGGAGAGACTGACGAGGAGTTCCAGAACACCGTACGTCTCATCGAGGAACTGCCGGTGGCCTCCCTCCACGTCTTCCCCTATTCCCGGCGGGAGGGGACGGCGGCTGCCCGGATGGAGGGACAGGTGGATGGGAAGGTGATTCGCGGCCGGGCTGAGATCCTGAGGGAGGTTGGCGAGCGTAAGCGGCGCTCTTTCTGCGAGCGGTTCGTGGGGCGTGAGCTGGCGGTCCTGATGCAGAACCGGGGCCGTGACGGCGAAGCTGTGGGGCTGTCGCGCAACTACCTGCCGGTCCGGGTGCCCGGCTACGCAGGGGAGATGAACGCCGAGGCGACGGTCATGGTCACGGAGGTGACGCCGGACGGAGTGGGGGGAATCATCCGAGGGTAAAGAAGAAGGTTGCACCCTTGCCCTCTTCTGCTTCGGCCCAGATTCTTCCCCCGTGGCGGTGAACGATCCGCTGGACCGTGGCGAGCCCGATGCCGTTCCCTTCGAATTCCTCAGACCGGTGCATACGCTGGAAAGGGGTGAAAAGCTGCCCGGCGTAGCGCATATCGAAGCCGGCGCCGTTGTCCCGGACAAAGTAAACCGGTTTCTCCCCCTGTTTCATGACGCCGAATTCGATCTCGGCCTGTTCCCGCCTTGCCGTATATTTCCAGGCATTGCTCAAAAGATTTTCCACGACCGACCGCAGGAGCCGCCGGTCGCCGCGGACGGTGATGCCGTCGGTGATCCGGATGGTGACCCCGGTGCGGTCCGGGTGGATGTAGCGGAGTTCCTGCTCGATGGTGCCGGCGATGGCGGAGAGGTCGGTCTGTTCCGGGGTAATGGGCTCTCGGCCAAGTCTCGACAGGTTCAGGAGCGCATCGATGAGCCTGGTCATCCGCTGGCCCGCTTTCTGGATCCGCTGGAGATAGTCCAGCGCCTCGGAGGGAAGATCGGTGCCGAAATCCTCCAGGATCGCCTTGCTGAAACCGTCGATGATGGTAAGGGGTGCCCGGAGGTCGTGGGAGACTGAGAAGTTGAAGGCCTGTAGTTCCTGATTGGTCGCTTCCAACTGGGCGGTTCGCTCCTGGACCCGCTGCTCCAGTTCCGCGTTAAGGCGGCGCAGGGACTCCTCGGCCCGCTGGCGATTGCAATGTTCCTCCGCTTCCTTGAGGGCGCGTCGTATCGCCGACCCAAGGCGTCCCATGTTACCCTTCAGAATGAAGTCCGTCGCCCCCTTGCGGAGGGTCTCTACGGCCCGTTCCTCGCCCACTGTTCCGGAAATGACGATGAATGGGGTGTCCGGGCACTGTTCCAGAGCCAGTTTCAGGGCTGCGACCCCATCGTAGCCGGGGATGCTCATATCCGCCAGTATGAGGTCGAAGCAGTCTGCACTCTCCTCCAGGACGCGGGCGAACTGTTTCCCATCAGGTGCAACCGTTATGGTGCACGAAATTTCCTCTGAAGCAAGCTTCGCCCGCACCAGTTCCGCATCCATCGAATCGTCCTCCAGGTGGAGGATGCGAAGCGTCTCTCCCGTCAAACAGTGCCTCCCTATTCTCTGTTTACCAGTTTCTGCCCAGTGGCGGTTTGGTCATGGCAGACTGGAGAATTCCCGGTTAGCCAGCAGTGATTCAGACACGGACCAGGAACTCCCTGACCCGTTCCACGTCCGCCATCTCCCGGAATTCCCGGAATCCATCAACGCCATCGGGGTCGAAGGCCCGGTGGTAGCGGGGGGGCGTGGCAGTGAGGGCACGCAGTGCCTTGCCGGTGGCGTAATCGTCACTGGTGAGGCCGCGGGCCTGTTTCGCCAGGTCCATGACGATGCTGAAACCCAACCGGAAGAGGCGCTTGAGGCGTTCGCCGGCCAGGATGGCGGCGGCCTTTTCCTCGTCGTTGCGGGCCAGAAATTCCAGGGCTATGTTCAGGTAGCCGTGGACCCGCTCGAAAATCGCCAGCATCGCCTCCCGGTCGTGGAGGGCGGTGCCGTCGACCACCAGGGCGCTGTTCACCAGATACGTGAGCTCCTGGTTGATCTCCTCGGCGCCGGGCCGTGCCAGGAGCCGTCCGAGGAGCGATTCGGCGGCGCCGGGGCGGACGGGAAGGTGGCGGTGGACCGCCGCCGGGAAGAGTTCCTTTCCTCCCTCGAGGACGAAGGACGCCGGATCGATGCGGGCATAG contains the following coding sequences:
- the mtaB gene encoding tRNA (N(6)-L-threonylcarbamoyladenosine(37)-C(2))-methylthiotransferase MtaB — its product is MQRVAISTLGCKINQFESAAMTESLGREGFRVVPFDEDADIYVINTCTVTAKTDAESRRLIRRALRRNPAARVVVTGCYAQVAPDAVKDLPGVALVVGNSEKRSIGELLRDAAPAEKVMVSDISRERTAEGLRLESFAEHTRAFLQVQNGCDAFCSYCIVPYARGRSRSVSFSEALAGIRNFAAQGFREVVLTGIHLGAYGLDLAPPTNLLALLEASEAEKAVPRLRVGSVEPNELTDALVDFLARSETVCPHLHIPLQSGDDRVLERMGRRYTAAFFRERVERLVAVVPDIFIGCDVIAGFPGETDEEFQNTVRLIEELPVASLHVFPYSRREGTAAARMEGQVDGKVIRGRAEILREVGERKRRSFCERFVGRELAVLMQNRGRDGEAVGLSRNYLPVRVPGYAGEMNAEATVMVTEVTPDGVGGIIRG
- a CDS encoding sensor histidine kinase is translated as MTGETLRILHLEDDSMDAELVRAKLASEEISCTITVAPDGKQFARVLEESADCFDLILADMSIPGYDGVAALKLALEQCPDTPFIVISGTVGEERAVETLRKGATDFILKGNMGRLGSAIRRALKEAEEHCNRQRAEESLRRLNAELEQRVQERTAQLEATNQELQAFNFSVSHDLRAPLTIIDGFSKAILEDFGTDLPSEALDYLQRIQKAGQRMTRLIDALLNLSRLGREPITPEQTDLSAIAGTIEQELRYIHPDRTGVTIRITDGITVRGDRRLLRSVVENLLSNAWKYTARREQAEIEFGVMKQGEKPVYFVRDNGAGFDMRYAGQLFTPFQRMHRSEEFEGNGIGLATVQRIVHRHGGRIWAEAEEGKGATFFFTLG